GGCGAAAATACAGATGCCATCGTAGAGACACTCGATATCTTTCCAACTTTGTGTGATTTAACAGGGATTGAAAAGCCTAATTATATCCAAGGAGAATCGCTTAAAGATATCTTGGTTAATCCGAATACTGATGGTCATACAGCTATAGCATACACAAAAAAAGCATCAACCATTAGAACGGCAACACATAGGATGACACTTCATAAAGATGGGTATGTAGAATTATATGACCACACCACCAAAGGAAAGGAAACCAAGAATATAGCTAAAGAACATCCAGAATTAGTTGAGGAGTTAAAGAATGCCTTAAATACTAAATTACAGAAATAACAATGCCAAATAACACTTGGTGAAGGTAAAGGCACCAGATATGATAAATGTCAAAGTTCTTAGTGCGCTTATACCTTTTTTACTTTGAAATTACTCATATATAAAGCGACTATTTTTTTAGACAAAATAGAAAACACAAGCACGGCCTGAGCTAGGGTTTTGTTTTCAAGTATCAGCGAATAAGAGCAATTTTTAATGTGAAAGTTTAAAGTAGAAAAGGTATTAGGTGTTACTCGCAATATCTTGTGAAAAATTGTTAAAAAGGTTGCGTTACCCTATAGGGCAGGACAATAAAAAAAGCCACTATAAGTAAATTTAAAACTAATATCCTTTTTGAAGTTAAACAATAGATGAAAAGTGCTTTTATAAATCAAAACAAATTACGCTTACTTTTAGTAATAACCTTTGTTTTGATAAGTACATTAGGTCATGCTAATCGTTCTACAAACTGGGCAGACGCTCAATGGATTTGGCAAGAACAAGATGGGCCAGCCAATACGTGGGTGGCCTTCAGAAAAACTATTGATTTAACAAACATACCAAAAAATGCCCTAGCAAAAATAGCAGTAGATACCAAATACTGGCTTTGGGTTAACGGAAAAATGGTGTTGTTTGAAGGTGGCTTGGCTAGAGGAGCAGCACCAAGCACAAACTATTATGATGAGGTTGATGTAACACCGTTTTTAAAAAAAGGAAAAAACACGATTGCTATTTTGGTTTGGTATTGGGGGAGAACACGTAAAGTTCATGACGATAGTAGTAAAGGAGGGTTGCTCTTTCATGCCAACTTAGGAAATCAGCTATTGGTTTCTAACGCCAGTTGGAAAATGAAACAGCACCCAGCTTATGATTCCAAAAGTGGAGGAGGAGGCAAAAACCCGAACAGGGTAAATGCGTATAACGTAAAGTTTGATGCTAGAAAAGCCATGGGAGATTGGTCTGAAGGCGCTTGGTATTCTAATTCATTTGATGATGCTGAATGGGATAAGGCCATTGAAAAAGGAATGGCCAACAGTAATCCTTGGGGTGCTTTAGTAAAAAGAGCCATTCCACAATGGAACGATAGAGGCTTGGCAGATTATACATCACTCAGTTTAGCGTCCAATAAGAAGATTAATCTACCGTTTAAAAATTCATCGGACTCTTTAATTGTAATTAGTGCAAAGTTGCCTTTTAACCAGCAAATTACGCCTTACATTAAATTGAAGAGTGATGCTGGAAAAACAGTTGTTGCCGATATGGATAACCCTTTTAATATGCTAACGGGAACATATATTACTAAAGGTGGAATTCAGTCATTTGAAAGGCTGCATTCAAGGTTCTAACGCAACAAACGTTGCTTTTTTTTGTATGAGTCTAAGCTACAATTTTTAGTTCTTTTATCATAACTTCATTAGGGGTTTTAAATCCAATAATTTTACGAGGTCTATTGTTTAATTTTTCTTGAATTTCGATGAATGTATTTAAGTCAATTTTGTTAAAATCTGTTCCTTTTGGGAGGTACCTTCTGATGAGTCCGTTAGTGTTTTCATTGGTACCTCTTTCCCAAGAAGAATAGGGGTGTGCAAAGTAAATTTTCATACCTGTTTTCTTGGTAATTGTTTCGTGTCTTGCCATTTCAATTCCATTATCGTAGGTCATAGATTTTTTGAATATGGGATCTAGTTTGTTAAGTTCTTTAGAAAACATTTTAGCAATTTCCTTAGAGTTCCTGGCTTTTAGTTTGATAATTAATGTATATCTAGATTTGCGTTCTACGATAGTTCCAATAGCCGATTTTTGATCCTTCCCAATCATTAAATCTCCTTCCCAGTGTCCGATTTCATTTCTTAGGTTAATATGCTCGGGCCTTAGGTCTATACTGACTTGGTTTAATATTTTAGATCCTGTTCTGCGTCTTTTTTTAGAGGGTCTACGTCTTGTTTTTTTGCGTACGAGGAGTTTAATTAGTTTTTTATTTAAACTAGCTTGAGGCTTTGCATATATGTACCTATAAATTGATTCGTGAGAAATAGACATTATAGGATCATTTGGGAATTCTTCTTTTAGTCTTCCAGCAATTTGTTCAGGAGTCCATTGTGATAATAAGCCCCTATAGACATAAATTCGAAGTCTAGGGTACTTAGATATTTTATCAATATTTCTTTTGTTTAGGTAATCATCTTTGGCGCACCAATGAGCTAGTTCTGCTGAGTATTTATCTCTATCTGTTTGCACCCATTTATTAACTTCTCTTGTAACCGTAGATCGAGCTCTGTTAATGGTTATAGCGATGTATGATTTATTCTTTTTTTCAGTTAAAAGAGTCTCAATCTGTATTCTTTCTTTAAGGGTAAGTCTACCTGTTTTTTTTCGTACCATAATTACAAATCTATTAATTTAGATTTGTTGCGTTAAGTTCTTGAATACGGAAAGTTATTCGTGGATTAATGGTCACAACGTAGAATATACAATTCCGCCAGGTGTAGAAGTATTAGAGCTAAAATACCGCTGGACTGGTGTAGGGGAAATGACTGGTAACTTTGAAAGTAGCGATCCTTTTTTTACACGCCTATGGTGGATGGCTCGTAATACCTTATACGTTTGCGCTAGGGATGGTTATATGGACTGTCCGGACCGTGAGCGTGGTTTGTGGGTCGGTGATGTAGCAGACCAAACAGGAGCCGTTTTTTATACATTAGATGAACCAGGTCGATTGTTGTTAAAAAAGGGAATTGATAATACCATTGCGTATCGGGCTGGCGATACCATTCAAGGTTTGGCACCGGGTTTTGGTGCGTATCGCGGTAAAAGTAGTGAGCTAACAGGTCAAAGTTTACAATATATCGATCAGGGCATTTGGCAATATTATTTCAATACAGGAGATAAAGCCACATTACAAAATGCCTATCCAGCTGTTTTAAAATATTTGCAATTATGGGATATGAAACCCAATGGCTTACCAACACATCGCCAGGGGTATGCCAATTGGGTGGACTGGGGTATAGATCCCGATCCTGTACCTACCAATGTGGTATTGTACTATATGGCTTTAAAAGCTGCAAAAAAAATGGCTATAGCCTTGAATGAAACCAAACATATGGCTTGGTACGGTAACCGTATAAATAGTATTGAGCAAAATTTTGAAAAAGAGTATTGGCAAGGAGGACGCTACGGGTCTAAAAATAAACCAGTCGAGGAGCGTGTAAGTGCCTTAGCTGTTCTTAGCGGTTTAGCCAAAAAGGAACACTACGATATTTTGGTTGATAGCGTCTTGCTACCAGTTCAGAAGTCAAGTCCGCATATGGAATGGATTGCAGAAGAAGCCATAATGCTCACAGGACAATACGACAAAGGTTTGAAGCGCATGAAGCAGCGTTATAAAGAACAGGTAAATCGTAAATGGTTAACAACACTTTATGAAAAGTACCTGCCAAAATTACGTGGCACATACAACCATGCATGGAATGCTCCCAACTATGTGTTATCAAGATACATTGCAGGTATAAAGGCTACAGATGTGGCGTGGTCAAGCTTTGAAGTGAAGCCAAATTTAGCTCATATGACTTCCGTAAAACAAATCGTGCCATCGGTAAAAGGAGATATTACGGTTGAAGTGAAAAAAACAGAAAGCACTTATCAATTGAAATTAATGTCACCAGAAAAAACAGTAGGGACCATATATATACCGAAAGAAGAAAAAGGAGTAAAATATATTTTAATCAATGGGCAGAAAATCTGGACTAATAGAGAACTAAAAAAAACAATTAAAGGCATAACCCTGGAAGCAGAGAATTTAGAATATATAATATTTAAAGTCGATTCAGGAAACTGGAATATAAAAGCCTTTTCAACTAATCAAATGAAACACCAAATAAAATCTGCGGGTAAATGAATATTTTTCTAAGAGCTTCACTAGTATAAATGAAATGCATAAAGAAATGATAAAAATAAAACTAACACATTTTTTAAAATTTATATAGTCCTACTTTTAATGGGTTCTTGTGTTAATAGTAATGAACCTGAGATACTTAGTAGTATTCTGCTTTTGCAATTACCAATTTCTATGGACGAGATAAAAGCCTGCTGCCAGCAGGTTTATTAGTTCTCATATATGAAAACAACTCAAAAAAATATTATTGAATGATCTCAACTAAATTTTTAAAATTAGTTAATAAAAAACAAGTTTCTTTCGTTAGAAAAACTTATTACTATCAAACAAAATTAGTGTTACTCTCACTTTTTGTGTCTGTATGCTCTTGTAACCTTTCAAGGAGTCAAAAAATAACCAAACAAAATTATGATATCATTAAATCTGGATTTATCGAACCTACAGACGATAATACAATTTGGTGCTATTGGTACTGGATTAATGATGATATCTCTAAAGTTGGTATAACCAAAGATTTAGAGGCCATGAAAGAGGCAGGTATTGGTGGTGCATTAATAGGGAATATCAATCCAGCACACAAAGATGGAAAAGTACCTATGCTTAGTGAAGTATGGTGGTCTCACATGGTACATGCGGTAGAAGAAGGAAAACGCATTGGTGTAGATATTGGGGTGTTTAATTGCCCGGGATGGAGCCAAAGTGGAGGGCCTTGGGTAGATTATACAAAAGCTATGCGTTACCTAGCGTATAGTGAAACGAAAGTTTCAGGAGGAAAATTACTTAACATAGCGTTGCCACAACCTAAAAAAGAATTTCAAGACACGCATACTTTTGCTTTTAAATCTTCAGCAATTGAAGAAAACAGTACACAATTTATTCCTACGAAAATAAGTGCCAATTGGGAGGATGTAAATGTTGCTATTTTAAATGATGGTAATAAAGAAGATAATACCAGTTTTGAACCTAAAAAAGGAGAAGTTTTAGAAATAAGTTTTCAACTTTCAGAACCCATTACAGCGCGTTCTATCACCATAATTCCAAGCAGGGCTTTTAAATGTAATATGACTTTAATGGCCGTGGTAGATGGTGAAGAAAAAATTGTAAAAGAATTTCATTTTGACCGTTTTCGTATTACGCCAAATGTGGCATCTATTGAAACAGGTGATTTCGCAACGGTTTTGCCAGAAACTAAAGCCCGTAAATTTATTCTAAAATGTACCAATTTTAGAGATAAGAGAGGTGGATATGGTTTTGCTGAAATTAATATCTCTGAAGCACCTGTATTAGATAAATTCATTGAGAAACAACTGGGTAAAATGAATTCTACACCTGGTATTCAATGGGATTCGTACATCTATGGACAACAAGAGGCACTGAAAGATAAAAGTTTATGTGTTAATCCTGATGAGTTGATTGATATTAGTAATAAGCTTGATAAAAATGGAATGCTAAGCTGGGATGCACCTGTAGGTGAATGGGTCATCATGCGTATGGGAATGACGCCAACAGGTACAAAAAATGCACCAGCCGCACCACAAGGTGTTGGTTATGAAATAGATAAAATGAACAGTGAATTGGTACAGTACCACTTTGATAAATTTGTGGGGGAACTTTTAAAGCGAATTCCAGAAGAAAGCAAGTCAGCGTTCAAATATGTGGTGGCGGATAGTTACGAACAAGGTTCTCAAAATTGGACGGATGGCTATGAAGTGAAATTTAAAGAAAAATACGGGTACGACCCTGTGCCATTTTTACCTGTGCTTTCAGGAAGAATTGTTGGTAGTGTAGAACAATCCGAACGCTTTTTGTGGGATTTACGTCGTTCTATTGCTGATGATGTGGCTTATGAATATGTTGGTGGATTAAGAAAAGCAAGTAATAAGCACAATCTAAAAACTTGGTTAGAAAATTATGGACACTGGGGGTTTCCAGGTGAGTTTATGATGTATGGAGGACAATCAGATTTAATTTCTGGAGAATTTTGGAATGAAGGTACATTGGGGAATATTGAATGTAAAGCGTCCTCTTCAACAGCACATACTTATGGGAAACCAGTAACTTCGGCAGAAGCATTTACATCTTCTAGAAGGGCGTATTTAAGACATCCAGCTATGCTGAAAAAGCGAGGAGACTGGGCATTAACAGAAGGTATAAATCATTTTGTGTTGCATTTATACATTCAACAACCAGATGATAATCGTAAACCGGGAATGAACGCTTGGTTTGGTACAGAATTCAATCGTCATAATACGTGGTTTATTCAAGCAGATAGTTATTTTGACTATTTGCGTCGTTGTCAACATCTTTTACAGCAAGGTAAATATGTTGCCGATGTGTGTTATTATATAGGAGAGGATGCACCAGTAATGACAGGTGTTCGTAATCCAGAAATTCCAAAAGGCTACTCTTATGATTATATCAATGCAGAAGTTATTTTAAATAGATTGTCTGTAAAAGACGGACGATTTGTATTGCCAGATGGCATGTCTTATAAAGTGATGGTATTGCCACCTTTTAAAACCATGTGTCCAGAATTGTTAGCAAAAATTGAACAGTTAGTGCAACAAGGTGGAACTATTTTGGGACCAAAACCAGAAAAATCGCCAAGCTTAGAAAATTATCCAATGGCTGATACTCAAGTAAAGGAATTAGTCGATAAAATGTGGCATGGCGATTACGCTAATGGTAGAATGAATGTGAATTATGGTGAAGGTAAAATTTGGGATGGTTACGAGCTATCGGAAGTGTTTTCAGATATGAATTTAGCAAAAGATGTTGACGTTTCAGAAGATGCTCCGGTATTATGGATACACCGAAAAACTGAAGACATGGATATTTATTTCATCTCTAACCAAAGTGATGACACACTAAAAGTATCACCTGTTTTTCGTGTGAATAAAAAGATGAAACCACAGTTATGGGATGCTGTGAGCGGTGAAATAAGGGCTTTGCCAGATTACGAAGTTACAGACACAGGCATAAAAGTGCCATTAAAAATGCAGGCCGCTCAAAGCTGGTTTGTCGTATTTACGAATGATGATATTAAAGCTGATGTTAAACCTACGTACTCTAAAAATTTTCCTGAATATAAAAAGTTAAAAACCATTGACACACCATACGAAGTCGATTTTGAAAATAAAGATATTGCCGCAAAAAGACCTGTAATATTTAATGAATTAATTGACTGGCGAAATTCTGATGATGAGCAAATACAATATTATTCAGGAACCGCCATTTATAAAACTAATTTCAAAATGGATGAGCTTCCTGAAAATAAGGGTATTTATCTTAATTTGGGGGAAGTTTCGGTAATGGCAAAAGTAAAATTAAACGGAAAATATGTTGGTGGCGTTTGGATGGCGCCTTATCGTCTAAATATTTCTGAAGAACTTAAGAAAGGTAAAAATGAACTCGAAATTGAAGTAGTAAATCTATGGAGAAATCAACTGATAAAAGATAAGGAACGTCCTGAAGAGGAAAAATATACTTGGATAGTAATCGATAAAATTACGTCTGAAAGCAAAACACAACCCTCAGGTTTGTTAGGTCCTGTAATCATTGAAACCACTAAGTAATTTTATATATATAATCAGAATTATGAAAACAAAAATTAACAAGCAACAAAGTTTTTTACTTGTAATAACACTTTTAACATCACTGTGTTTTTCTCAAACGCCTAATTGGGATAAAGCCCAATGGATTTGGCAAGAAGAAGACGGACCATCTAACACATGGATGAGCTTCAGAAAAACCATCACAATTAATGAAATTCCAGAAATTGTTCAAGCAAATATTGCTGTTGATAGTAAATTTTGGCTATGGATAAATGGTCAAATAGTACTTTTTGAAGGTGGTTTATCAAGGGGGCCTAGTCAAGCAGGAGAATGGAATAGAAAAGAAAACATTACACCTACTAACTCTTGGTACGAAACAGTAGATATTCAGCCTTATTTAAAAACTGGAGAAAATACTATTGCTATTTTAGCATGGTATTGGGGGCGCGAAACCCATAAAGGAACCCATATAGACAGTGGTAAAGGTGGCCTGTTGTTTTCAGCTGAAATAGGAGAACACCATGTGGTTTCAGATAACTCTTGGAAAGCCATTCAACATCCTGGATATGATAACACTATTGAACCTGCAAGTAAGGCTTTAGTGCAATATCCTATAAAGTATAACGCACAAAACCCTTTAAATGATTGGTCAGAAAACGCTTGGTATACCACAAAATTCAATGATGAAGAATGGCCTTCAGCTTTAGAAAAAGGAAAAGCAGGAGTAGCACCATGGTATGACTTAAAGGAAAACTTTGTTCCGAAATTATTAAATCATGGTTTGAAAAATTATGCCAATTACGATACCCTGGAGTTGCCATTTACAAGTAAGGGGCAAACTATTTCGTGTAAATTACCATTCAATAAGCAGATAACACCTTATTTGGAAATTGAAACAGAACGTGCAGGCGATACTATTTTTATAACTACAGACAATCGCTTAAATAAAATAACAGCAACCTATATTACCAAAAAAGGAAAACAAGCCTTCGAAGGCTTTTCTTGGATGAATGGGCATGAAATTCTATACACCATTCCTAAAGATATAAAAGTAAACGCTTTAAAATACCGATGGATGAGTGTTGGTGAAATGGCTGGAAGATTTGAGGTAGACGACCCTTTTTACGAGCGTTTGTGGTGGATGGGAAACCATACGCTTTTTGTTTGTGCCCGAGATAATTTTATGGATTGCCCAGATCGAGAAAGAGCCTTGTGGATTGGTGATGTAGCCGACCAAGTAGGGTATTTATTTTATTCAATGGATCATGCGGGACGTCAGTTACTAAAAAAAGCCATTTTGCAAACTACAGCATTTAGCGAAAATGGGGTTATAGGTGCTCTCGGCCCCTTAAGAGTTAGGGAGTTGGTTGCACAGAGTTTACAGTTTATCGCACAAGGTATTTGGCCTTATTATTTGAATACAGGAGATCAAGAAACTTTAGAAAAAGCATATCCCTTTGTATATGATTATTTGGCTTTGTTTCCAATGCAAGAAAACGGTTTGCCAGAATACCGTATAAGAAAAAGTCCAGATTCTTGGGATTGGGTAGATTGGGGCGTTAAAAATACAGCCGATAAAAAACCAATTCAAATGGCATTTTACTATTTAGCCATTAAGGAAGCGAAAAAAATGGCAGAAGTATTGGGTAAAAAAGAAGACGTAAAATGGTACGATGATAGAATGAAAACAATGAAACCTGCTTTTAATAAATTGTATTGGAAAGATGGTTTTTATAGTAGTGACCCAAAAAAGTTTAAAGACGATAGAGCGAATGCTATTGCTATAATTTCAGGAATAGCAAATCCAGAATATTACAATCAAATTGTAGATAATGTGTTAATTCCAAACCACTATTCCAGTCCGCACTTCGAGTGGATGGCTGAAGAGGCGCTATTTATAGCAGGACGTCCTGAAGCTTCACTTAAGCGCATGAAGGAACAATATCAAAGTCAGGTAGAAAAGGAAGGCATGACGACTTTATATGAAATGTTTCCAAATGGAGGAAGTTATAACCATGCATGGAATGGTTCGAATAAGATATTGTCTAAATACGTGGCTGGTGTAGCGCCTACTAAAGTAGCATGGAGTGAGTATCAAATCATGCCCACACTTTTGCACTTTAAGCATTTGAAGAAAACTATTCCAACAGTAATGGGAGAAATAAATGTTGATATGAAAAAGACCGAAAACACCTATTCTCTAAAATTGGAATCTCCAGATAATGGTACTACGGTAGTTGTAGGCATACCGAAAGCAGGAAAGGAAATTAGTACAGTGGCTTTTAATGGTGTTGTGTTTTGGAAAAACGGGAAAAAGTTAGTTGAAAGTTCTGTAGTTGAAAATGAAAACTTTTTAAAATTTAGGCTTAAATCGAAAAATTGGCAAATTACGGCTACTTATAAATAACAATAGTACATTGTATGGGTTGTTGTGAGAAGATTAAAGTTAAAAAAAGAAAAATATGCAAGCAATATTAGGAGTATTATTTCATTCAATAGGAGGTGTAGCCGCAGGCAGTTTTTACATGCCTTATAATAAAGTAAAAGGTTGGGCATGGGAAAGCTACTGGATGGTTGGTGGCGTTATGTCGTGGTTAATTGTACCGCTCATAGCAGCATATTTAACGGTGCCCGGTTTTGTAGATATTATTTCGACTAGTTCATCTACCATTTTGGGTGTTACCTTTTTAATGGGGTTACTCTGGGGTGTTGGTGGTTTGTCTTACGGTTTAGGTGTTCGATATTTAGGGATGTCTTTAGGTAATTCAGTAGTTCTAGGGTTTTGTGCTGCATTTGGAGCTATGGTGCCTTCAATTTACTACAATTTCAATCCCCTAGTAGGTAAAATATCTTTTACAGAAATGATATTTTCTAAAGGAGGACAAGTTGTGTTGTTAGGCGTTTTGGCATGTCTAATAGGTATTGCGGTTTGTGGAAGAGCTGGTATGCTTAAAGAGAGCGAACTATCTGATGAGGAGAAAAAGAAAAGTGTTGCAGAATTCAATCTTGTAAAAGGGGTAATAGTAGCTGTGCTTTCAGGTATTTTAAGTTCCTTTTTTAGTTTTGGAATTGAAGCTGGAAAGCCATTGACTGATGCTGCAGTAGCCGCAGGTTATGATCATTTGTTTGCAAATAATGTGACGTTTGTGGTAATCCTATGGGGTGGTTTAGCCACTAATTTTATTTGGATTACCTATTTGAGTTTAAAAAATAAAGCCTATAAAGATTTTACCAATAAAGAAACTCCGATTTCTAAAAACATACTGTTTCTGCTTTAGCTGGAACCATATGGTTTTTACAATTTTTTTTTACGGCATGGGAGAAAGTAAATTGGGTAATAGTGCTAGTTACTGGATACTTCATATGTCAACCATAATTTTAACAGCCAACCTTTGGGGTATGTATAGAAAAGAATGGCAGGGTGTTGCTAAAAAAACAAAATATACTATTGGAGCAGGAATAGCCATCATTTTATTATCGGTGGTTTTGGTAGGTATTGGTAATTCGGT
This genomic interval from Tamlana carrageenivorans contains the following:
- a CDS encoding IS30 family transposase, whose product is MVRKKTGRLTLKERIQIETLLTEKKNKSYIAITINRARSTVTREVNKWVQTDRDKYSAELAHWCAKDDYLNKRNIDKISKYPRLRIYVYRGLLSQWTPEQIAGRLKEEFPNDPIMSISHESIYRYIYAKPQASLNKKLIKLLVRKKTRRRPSKKRRRTGSKILNQVSIDLRPEHINLRNEIGHWEGDLMIGKDQKSAIGTIVERKSRYTLIIKLKARNSKEIAKMFSKELNKLDPIFKKSMTYDNGIEMARHETITKKTGMKIYFAHPYSSWERGTNENTNGLIRRYLPKGTDFNKIDLNTFIEIQEKLNNRPRKIIGFKTPNEVMIKELKIVA
- a CDS encoding alpha-L-rhamnosidase C-terminal domain-containing protein; its protein translation is MKTKINKQQSFLLVITLLTSLCFSQTPNWDKAQWIWQEEDGPSNTWMSFRKTITINEIPEIVQANIAVDSKFWLWINGQIVLFEGGLSRGPSQAGEWNRKENITPTNSWYETVDIQPYLKTGENTIAILAWYWGRETHKGTHIDSGKGGLLFSAEIGEHHVVSDNSWKAIQHPGYDNTIEPASKALVQYPIKYNAQNPLNDWSENAWYTTKFNDEEWPSALEKGKAGVAPWYDLKENFVPKLLNHGLKNYANYDTLELPFTSKGQTISCKLPFNKQITPYLEIETERAGDTIFITTDNRLNKITATYITKKGKQAFEGFSWMNGHEILYTIPKDIKVNALKYRWMSVGEMAGRFEVDDPFYERLWWMGNHTLFVCARDNFMDCPDRERALWIGDVADQVGYLFYSMDHAGRQLLKKAILQTTAFSENGVIGALGPLRVRELVAQSLQFIAQGIWPYYLNTGDQETLEKAYPFVYDYLALFPMQENGLPEYRIRKSPDSWDWVDWGVKNTADKKPIQMAFYYLAIKEAKKMAEVLGKKEDVKWYDDRMKTMKPAFNKLYWKDGFYSSDPKKFKDDRANAIAIISGIANPEYYNQIVDNVLIPNHYSSPHFEWMAEEALFIAGRPEASLKRMKEQYQSQVEKEGMTTLYEMFPNGGSYNHAWNGSNKILSKYVAGVAPTKVAWSEYQIMPTLLHFKHLKKTIPTVMGEINVDMKKTENTYSLKLESPDNGTTVVVGIPKAGKEISTVAFNGVVFWKNGKKLVESSVVENENFLKFRLKSKNWQITATYK
- a CDS encoding sulfatase-like hydrolase/transferase translates to MALVSLWDTTVGVKTQIKDAAFAEEVRFHYAACVSYADAQVGKVLAELKSTGADKNTIVVLWGDHGWHLGEHAIWGKHSLFEESLHAPLIIHYPGMKHKGENTDAIVETLDIFPTLCDLTGIEKPNYIQGESLKDILVNPNTDGHTAIAYTKKASTIRTATHRMTLHKDGYVELYDHTTKGKETKNIAKEHPELVEELKNALNTKLQK
- a CDS encoding sugar-binding domain-containing protein — protein: MKSAFINQNKLRLLLVITFVLISTLGHANRSTNWADAQWIWQEQDGPANTWVAFRKTIDLTNIPKNALAKIAVDTKYWLWVNGKMVLFEGGLARGAAPSTNYYDEVDVTPFLKKGKNTIAILVWYWGRTRKVHDDSSKGGLLFHANLGNQLLVSNASWKMKQHPAYDSKSGGGGKNPNRVNAYNVKFDARKAMGDWSEGAWYSNSFDDAEWDKAIEKGMANSNPWGALVKRAIPQWNDRGLADYTSLSLASNKKINLPFKNSSDSLIVISAKLPFNQQITPYIKLKSDAGKTVVADMDNPFNMLTGTYITKGGIQSFERLHSRF
- a CDS encoding alpha-L-rhamnosidase C-terminal domain-containing protein: MNTESYSWINGHNVEYTIPPGVEVLELKYRWTGVGEMTGNFESSDPFFTRLWWMARNTLYVCARDGYMDCPDRERGLWVGDVADQTGAVFYTLDEPGRLLLKKGIDNTIAYRAGDTIQGLAPGFGAYRGKSSELTGQSLQYIDQGIWQYYFNTGDKATLQNAYPAVLKYLQLWDMKPNGLPTHRQGYANWVDWGIDPDPVPTNVVLYYMALKAAKKMAIALNETKHMAWYGNRINSIEQNFEKEYWQGGRYGSKNKPVEERVSALAVLSGLAKKEHYDILVDSVLLPVQKSSPHMEWIAEEAIMLTGQYDKGLKRMKQRYKEQVNRKWLTTLYEKYLPKLRGTYNHAWNAPNYVLSRYIAGIKATDVAWSSFEVKPNLAHMTSVKQIVPSVKGDITVEVKKTESTYQLKLMSPEKTVGTIYIPKEEKGVKYILINGQKIWTNRELKKTIKGITLEAENLEYIIFKVDSGNWNIKAFSTNQMKHQIKSAGK
- a CDS encoding glycosyl hydrolase encodes the protein MISTKFLKLVNKKQVSFVRKTYYYQTKLVLLSLFVSVCSCNLSRSQKITKQNYDIIKSGFIEPTDDNTIWCYWYWINDDISKVGITKDLEAMKEAGIGGALIGNINPAHKDGKVPMLSEVWWSHMVHAVEEGKRIGVDIGVFNCPGWSQSGGPWVDYTKAMRYLAYSETKVSGGKLLNIALPQPKKEFQDTHTFAFKSSAIEENSTQFIPTKISANWEDVNVAILNDGNKEDNTSFEPKKGEVLEISFQLSEPITARSITIIPSRAFKCNMTLMAVVDGEEKIVKEFHFDRFRITPNVASIETGDFATVLPETKARKFILKCTNFRDKRGGYGFAEINISEAPVLDKFIEKQLGKMNSTPGIQWDSYIYGQQEALKDKSLCVNPDELIDISNKLDKNGMLSWDAPVGEWVIMRMGMTPTGTKNAPAAPQGVGYEIDKMNSELVQYHFDKFVGELLKRIPEESKSAFKYVVADSYEQGSQNWTDGYEVKFKEKYGYDPVPFLPVLSGRIVGSVEQSERFLWDLRRSIADDVAYEYVGGLRKASNKHNLKTWLENYGHWGFPGEFMMYGGQSDLISGEFWNEGTLGNIECKASSSTAHTYGKPVTSAEAFTSSRRAYLRHPAMLKKRGDWALTEGINHFVLHLYIQQPDDNRKPGMNAWFGTEFNRHNTWFIQADSYFDYLRRCQHLLQQGKYVADVCYYIGEDAPVMTGVRNPEIPKGYSYDYINAEVILNRLSVKDGRFVLPDGMSYKVMVLPPFKTMCPELLAKIEQLVQQGGTILGPKPEKSPSLENYPMADTQVKELVDKMWHGDYANGRMNVNYGEGKIWDGYELSEVFSDMNLAKDVDVSEDAPVLWIHRKTEDMDIYFISNQSDDTLKVSPVFRVNKKMKPQLWDAVSGEIRALPDYEVTDTGIKVPLKMQAAQSWFVVFTNDDIKADVKPTYSKNFPEYKKLKTIDTPYEVDFENKDIAAKRPVIFNELIDWRNSDDEQIQYYSGTAIYKTNFKMDELPENKGIYLNLGEVSVMAKVKLNGKYVGGVWMAPYRLNISEELKKGKNELEIEVVNLWRNQLIKDKERPEEEKYTWIVIDKITSESKTQPSGLLGPVIIETTK
- a CDS encoding L-rhamnose/proton symporter RhaT — translated: MQAILGVLFHSIGGVAAGSFYMPYNKVKGWAWESYWMVGGVMSWLIVPLIAAYLTVPGFVDIISTSSSTILGVTFLMGLLWGVGGLSYGLGVRYLGMSLGNSVVLGFCAAFGAMVPSIYYNFNPLVGKISFTEMIFSKGGQVVLLGVLACLIGIAVCGRAGMLKESELSDEEKKKSVAEFNLVKGVIVAVLSGILSSFFSFGIEAGKPLTDAAVAAGYDHLFANNVTFVVILWGGLATNFIWITYLSLKNKAYKDFTNKETPISKNILFLL